A single Hippocampus zosterae strain Florida chromosome 1, ASM2543408v3, whole genome shotgun sequence DNA region contains:
- the LOC127598470 gene encoding transcription factor HES-2-like produces MTRNFAKTLEEDNKSRKRILKPAVEKKRRDRINKSLAELRSLLLTNTADPRLQNPKIEKAEILDLTVEYLHKWTDGKKMSNDAPSGVVSFDPSGPPCFTVEGAGFRQCVWQMASYMHKMPALQRAGLMEGLKHHAEKHRAEQQPSFNSRTTLTNAASAEVISTSEIQDSHNALLLSHSPPQPHGCSTPLHSPPTSPWFSTFSSSSPPFPSFACHFSFSPSLSPLSANTSFSSLPHSIHALPAHVTSSSSSPTLAQQAGPTVFHYPSVTSSRSPSLPTQSQKSSALTWRPWF; encoded by the exons ATGACAAGGAACTTTGCGAAAACGCTCGAGGAGGATAACAAGAGTAGAAAAAGG ATTCTCAAACCGGCTGTGGAAAAGAAGAGAAGAGATCGGATAAACAAAAGCCTTGCAGAGCTCAGAAGCTTGTTGTTGACTAATACTGCGGATCCG CGTTTGCAGAATCCCAAAATTGAGAAAGCAGAAATTTTGGACTTGACTGTGGAATATCTTCACAAGTGGACAGATGGCAAGAAAATGAGCAATG ATGCTCCCAGTGGTGTGGTAAGTTTCGACCCGAGTGGCCCTCCTTGCTTTACCGTTGAGGGTGCAGGTTTTCGGCAGTGTGTGTGGCAAATGGCCAGCTATATGCATAAGATGCCGGCGTTGCAGCGAGCCGGCTTAATGGAAGGGCTGAAGCACCATGCGGAGAAGCATCGGGCCGAACAACAGCCTTCGTTCAACTCCCGCACGACACTGACGAATGCGGCGTCAGCGGAGGTCATTAGCACATCTGAGATTCAAGATTCCCACAACGCCCTGCTCCTCTCGCATTCCCCGCCTCAGCCTCATGGTTGCTCCACTCCGCTCCATTCTCCTCCCACCTCCCCCTGGTTCTCCacattttcttcctcctctcctcctttCCCCTCGTTCGCCTGTCACTTCTCCTTTTCTCCCAGCCTGTCACCTCTGTCAGCCAACACCTCTTTTTCCTCCCTCCCGCACTCCATTCACGCTCTGCCCGCCCACgtgacttcctcctcctcctcgcccacGTTGGCTCAGCAGGCAGGCCCGACGGTCTTCCACTACCCCTCGGTTACCTCGTCGAGGTCCCCTTCGCTCCCCACTCAGTCACAGAAGTCATCCGCACTCACGTGGAGACCCTGGTTCTGA
- the her5 gene encoding hairy-related 5, which translates to MKACTSPQPHRHRMRRVSKPVMEKRRRERINRSLETLRVLMLENTHNEKLTNPKVEKAEILESVVRFLKSDKKDEMGQPAITSVLSTQGQRPSVPPQRHDDREGMRSCLLRIRRFIASDESGSNQGSQEPTSVSPHKHVHSLYAAHQSQHQLQEGISHAYQPQATVYQYSDTTKQLSSPTACVQSPDPVWRPWPQS; encoded by the exons ATGAAAGCGTGCACTTCACCACAGCCTCACAGGCACAGAATGAGAAGG gtgTCGAAACCTGTGATGGAGAAACGCAGACGGGAGCGTATCAACCGCAGTTTGGAGACGTTGAGAGTTTTGATgctggagaacacacacaatgaG AAATTAACCAACCCTAAAGTGGAGAAGGCTGAAATCTTGGAGAGTGTGGTGCGATTCTTAAAGTCGGACAAAAAGGACGAGATGGGTCAGCCTGCAATAACGTCCGTTTTGTCAACCCAGGGGCAGCGCCCCAGTGTCCCCCCGCAGCGTCATGATGACCGGGAGGGCATGAGGTCGTGTCTCCTCAGGATCAGACGCTTCATAGCCAGTGATGAATCAGGTTCCAACCAAGGGTCTCAAGAGCCCACTTCAGTGAGTCCACACAAACACGTCCACTCTCTGTATGCTGCGCATCAGAGTCAGCACCAGCTCCAGGAAGGCATTTCCCATGCTTACCAGCCCCAGGCGACCGTGTATCAGTACTCCGACACCACAAAACAGCTCTCCTCCCCCACAGCCTGCGTCCAGAGTCCGGACCCTGTGTGGAGGCCCTGGCCTCAGTCATGA
- the mmgt1 gene encoding ER membrane protein complex subunit 5, producing MATSFWKGVVGVGLFALAHAAFSAAQHRSYMRLTEKENETLPIDIVLQTLLSFVMTCYGIVHIAGEFKDMDASSELKNKTFDTLRNHPSFYLFNHRGRVLFRAAEEEPSSQQALPNPLRLRKLEYLH from the exons ATGGCTACGTCGTTTTGGAAAGGTGTCGTCGGCGTTGGACTTTTTGCCTTAGCACACGCAGCTTTCTCAGCGGCACAGC ATCGATCTTACATGCGACTAACAGAGAAGGAAAACGAAACTCTGCCAATCGAC ATTGTGCTCCAGACATTACTGTCATTCGTCATGACCTGCTATGGCATTGTCCATATCGCTGGGGAGTTTAAAGACATGGACGCCTCCTCAGAGCTCAAGAACAA AACGTTTGACACACTGAGGAATCATCCATCTTTTTACCTTTTCAACCACCGAGGACGAGTGCTGTTCCGCGCTGCCGAGGAAGAGCCATCCTCTCAGCAAGCGCTTCCAAATCCGTTACGGCTCCGCAAGCTGGAGTATTTGCACTGA
- the pfdn6 gene encoding prefoldin subunit 6, with protein MAEVIQKKLNTELEKYTQMQKDVSKSMSARQKLETQLAENNIVKEELDILDSANTVYKLIGPVLVKQDLDEAKATVTKRLEYINGEIQRYDTLLKDLEKKSDQHRQLLSSLQQEFQKAQGLTVGKV; from the exons ATGGCGGAGGTCATTCAAAAGAAGTTGAATACTGAGTTAGAAAAATATACTCAGATGCAAAAAG ATGTTAGCAAGAGCATGTCAGCACGACAGAAGCTGGAGACGCAGCTAGCAGAGAACAATATCGTAAAAGAG GAGCTGGATATATTAGATAGTGCAAATACGGTGTACAAATTGATTGGGCCTGTTTTGGTAAAACAAGACTTGGACGAGGCAAAAGCGACTGTGACAAAAAGATTGGAATACATCAATGGAGAAAT TCAGCGGTATGACACACTCCTGAAAGACTTGGAGAAGAAGTCTGACCAGCACCGACAGCTTTTGTCCAGTTTACAGCAGGAGTTTCAGAAAGCGCAAGGCCTCACTGTCGGGAAAGTCTGA